The Streptomyces sp. NBC_00691 genome has a segment encoding these proteins:
- the nagB gene encoding glucosamine-6-phosphate deaminase translates to MEVVIVKDAKAGGELIADGIADLLRRKPDALLGVATGSTPLPIYDALIAQVQAGSVDASRARIAQLDEYVGLPSGHPESYRSTVLRQVVEPLGLSQEAFMGPDGSAEDVLAACEAYDTALSQAGGVDLQILGIGTDGHIGFNEPCSSLASRTRIKTLTEQTRVDNARFFDNDIEQVPHHVITQGIGTILEARHLVLLATGEGKAEAVAQTVEGPVAALVPASALQLHPHATVVVDEAAASKLKLADYFRHTFSNKPAWQGI, encoded by the coding sequence GTGGAAGTTGTCATCGTCAAGGACGCCAAGGCGGGCGGCGAGCTCATCGCGGACGGCATCGCCGACCTCCTGCGCCGCAAGCCCGACGCGCTGCTCGGCGTGGCCACCGGCTCGACTCCGCTGCCCATCTACGACGCCCTGATCGCCCAGGTCCAGGCCGGCTCCGTCGACGCCTCGCGGGCCCGGATCGCCCAGCTGGACGAGTACGTGGGCCTGCCCTCGGGCCACCCCGAGTCGTACCGCTCCACCGTGCTCCGCCAGGTCGTCGAGCCGCTCGGGCTCTCCCAGGAGGCCTTCATGGGCCCCGACGGCTCCGCGGAGGACGTCCTGGCGGCCTGCGAGGCGTACGACACGGCGCTCTCCCAGGCCGGCGGGGTGGACCTGCAGATCCTCGGCATCGGCACCGACGGGCACATCGGCTTCAACGAGCCGTGCTCCTCGCTCGCCTCCCGCACCCGGATCAAGACGCTCACCGAGCAGACCCGTGTGGACAACGCCCGCTTCTTCGACAACGACATCGAGCAGGTGCCGCACCACGTCATCACCCAGGGCATCGGCACCATCCTGGAGGCCCGCCACCTGGTGCTGCTCGCCACCGGCGAGGGCAAGGCCGAGGCCGTGGCACAGACCGTCGAGGGCCCGGTTGCGGCGCTGGTGCCGGCCTCCGCGCTGCAGCTGCACCCGCACGCCACGGTCGTGGTGGACGAGGCCGCGGCCTCCAAGCTGAAGCTCGCGGACTACTTCCGTCACACCTTCTCGAACAAGCCCGCCTGGCAGGGCATCTGA